The genomic segment GCTCGTCGCTGATGGCGGGGAGGGCGACGTTGACGATCGTGCCGTCGAGGAAGGCCACGAACGAGCCGAGCACCGCGATCCACAGGACGAACCGCTGCGTCGTCGACATGCGCGCGGCGGCGACGGGCGTGTCGGCCCCTGGCTGCTGGTCGGTCACGACATCACGCTAGACCCGTCCGACGACATCGCGGCGGGTTCGGACCACGCGGTGCGCGAAGACGGGCGGCCGCCGTACGATGACGGCAGCACCGTCCGGTGCCCACCGAACCCTCGCGGGAGCTGCGATGTGTCGTTGGCTGGCCTATACGGGGGAGCCGCTGCGGCCCGCCACCCTCATCCTCGACGCGCAGCACTCCGTCGTCGCGATGTCGCAGAACTCGCCGCTCGGAGCCGAGACCGTCAACGGCGACGGCTTCGGCTTCGGCTGGTACCCCGCAGACGCGGGAAGGACGGATGCCGCGGGCCCGAGGCATCCGTTCGTGTTCCGCAGCATCGAGCCGGCCTGGAACGACCAGAACCTGCGTGAGATCAGCCGCGCGGTCGTCAGCCCGCTCTTCTTCGCGCACGTCCGTGCGGCCGCCGGCCCGCCCATCCAGCAGACGAACTGCCACCCGTTCCGGCACGACGGGTGGCTGTTCATGCACAACGGCGCCATCGCGCAGTTCGGGCTGATCAAGCGCGATCTCACGCTCGCCGTCGACCCCGCGCTGTACCCGCTCATCCAGGGGACGACGGACTCCGAGGTGCTCTTCCACCTGGCGCTCACCTACGGGCTCGCGGATGATCCGATCGCGGCCGTGGGTGCCGCCATCCGCCGCGTCGAGGAGCTGGGCCACGCCGCCGGAGTGCGGTTCCCGATGCAGGGGACGCTGGCGGTGTCGGACGGGAAGACGCTGTGGGCGTTCCGGTACTCGTCGCAGGGACGCTCGCGCACGCTGTTCCACTCCGCGGATGTGCCGACCCTCCGCGCCATGTATCCCGGCGCGGAGCGCCTGTCGCTGTTCGGCGACCACGCCCAGGTCGTCGTGTCGGAGCCGCTCAACGAGCTGCCCGGCGTCTTCCACGAGGTCGGCGAGTCCACCGTCGCGGTGCTCGACCCCGACGGCTACCACCACCGCGACTTCCTTCCCGCCTGAGCTCGCGTCCTGTCCTCCCCTGCCGCTAAGCTCGTCGCCACTCGCCGCTTCCGGCATCCCTCGCGCCCTGCACACGCAAAGGCCCGCCCGTGGATCTAAACGTCCTGCTCGCCTTCGCCCTCGCGGCCGCCGTCGCGATCGCGATCCCCGGTCCCACCGTGCTGCTTGCGCTCGCCAACGGATCCCGCTACGGAGTGCGCCGCGCGACGTTCGGGATGCTGGGCGCCGTCGCCTCCGACATCGTGCTGGTGATCGCCGTCGGCGTGGGACTCGGGGCGCTGCTGCTGGCGAGCGAGACGGCGTTCACCATCGTGAAATGGGTGGGCGTGGCCTACTTGGCCTTCCTCGGGCTGCGGATGCTGCTCTCTCGGGGGGCCCTGCTGCACGGCGATCCGACGGCGGATCCTCGCGGCGCTCGGGGTGCGCTGTTCACCAAGAGCTTCGTCGTCGCGGTGACCAACCCGAAGGGCTACCTCTTCGTGGGGGCGCTCCTGCCCCAGTTCATCGATCCGGCCGCTGCACAGCTTCCCCAGTACCTCGTCATCGGGACGGTGTTCTGCGCGCTCGACCTCACGATCATGCTCGCGTACGCCGTGCTGGGCTCGCAGGCCATCCGCGTGCTCAAGCGGCAAGGGGCGGTGTGGATCGAGCGGGTGTGCGGCGGCATCCTTCTCGCGCTCGCCGCGTGGCTCGCCGGCGCCCGCCGCGCCGCAACGTAGTCCCGTGTCGATGTCCCGGCCGATCGCCTCGATTGGCGGGTTGGCACGGCGTGACGTAAACTCGTCGGCGGTGACGTGTCCGAGCGGCCGAAGGTGCAACTCTCGAAAAGTTGTGTAGGGTAACCCCCTACCGTGGGTTCAAATCCCACCGTCACCGCCATAAAAACCCCAGGTCAGGCCCGATTAATTCAGTTAACGGGAACAAACTGGGAACAAAACGGAAACAGCCGTCGCGACATCATCGCGGCGGCTTTTCCTGTTGATCGGGGATTTGTCGATTACTGACGGGTGCCGCGTTCGCGGCACGCGAGAGTCCCACCATAGGTAGATCACCGCCGCTGCGAGAAATACCTGATCAGTCGCCCTTTCCGGTAGCCCGGATCGGCGTCTCGCGGCCTAAGCGCGATGAATTCTGTTCCCATATTGTTCTCACGTGCCGAACGGCCAGTCGAACTCCCGCGGAATCT from the Microbacterium atlanticum genome contains:
- a CDS encoding class II glutamine amidotransferase; amino-acid sequence: MCRWLAYTGEPLRPATLILDAQHSVVAMSQNSPLGAETVNGDGFGFGWYPADAGRTDAAGPRHPFVFRSIEPAWNDQNLREISRAVVSPLFFAHVRAAAGPPIQQTNCHPFRHDGWLFMHNGAIAQFGLIKRDLTLAVDPALYPLIQGTTDSEVLFHLALTYGLADDPIAAVGAAIRRVEELGHAAGVRFPMQGTLAVSDGKTLWAFRYSSQGRSRTLFHSADVPTLRAMYPGAERLSLFGDHAQVVVSEPLNELPGVFHEVGESTVAVLDPDGYHHRDFLPA
- a CDS encoding LysE family translocator, with translation MDLNVLLAFALAAAVAIAIPGPTVLLALANGSRYGVRRATFGMLGAVASDIVLVIAVGVGLGALLLASETAFTIVKWVGVAYLAFLGLRMLLSRGALLHGDPTADPRGARGALFTKSFVVAVTNPKGYLFVGALLPQFIDPAAAQLPQYLVIGTVFCALDLTIMLAYAVLGSQAIRVLKRQGAVWIERVCGGILLALAAWLAGARRAAT